In Candidatus Binataceae bacterium, the following proteins share a genomic window:
- a CDS encoding enolase C-terminal domain-like protein, whose protein sequence is LAEFHPLWIEEPTSPDDILGHAAIRRAIHPIGVATGEHGANRVIFKQLMQAGAIDFCQFDNCRLGGLSEALAVLLLAAKFNVPVCPHAGGLGLCEYAQHVSLIDYICVSGSLERRMTEFADHLHEHFLNPVSSRGGRYIVPTAPGFSIEMKPHSLDDYEFPQGPKWRR, encoded by the coding sequence CGCTCGCGGAGTTCCACCCGCTGTGGATCGAAGAGCCCACCAGCCCCGACGATATTCTCGGACATGCCGCCATTCGCCGCGCGATTCATCCAATCGGTGTAGCGACCGGCGAACATGGCGCCAACCGCGTCATCTTCAAGCAGCTTATGCAGGCCGGTGCGATCGATTTCTGCCAGTTCGACAACTGTCGCCTCGGCGGACTCAGCGAAGCGCTGGCGGTTCTTCTGCTCGCTGCGAAATTCAACGTTCCGGTCTGCCCGCACGCGGGTGGTCTCGGTCTCTGCGAGTACGCCCAGCACGTGTCGCTGATTGACTACATCTGCGTGAGCGGCAGTCTCGAGCGCCGAATGACCGAATTCGCCGACCATCTGCACGAGCATTTCCTCAACCCCGTCTCGTCTCGGGGCGGTCGCTATATCGTCCCGACTGCGCCCGGCTTCAGCATAGAGATGAAGCCGCATTCTTTAGATGACTACGAATTTCCGCAGGGTCCCAAATGGCGCCGGTAA
- a CDS encoding SDR family oxidoreductase produces the protein MYAVNVKGLFLCSQAAVARMKRDGGGAILNLASIASLIGLVDRFAYSMSKGAVLAMTRSIAVDFIGDKIRCNCVCPARVHTPFVDGYLNNTYPGREAEMFKQLSEYQPVGRMGTPEEVAALALYLCSDEASFITGQAYPIDGGVLVF, from the coding sequence ATCTACGCGGTCAACGTCAAGGGATTGTTTCTTTGCTCGCAGGCGGCGGTGGCGCGGATGAAAAGGGACGGTGGCGGTGCGATTCTCAATCTTGCTTCGATCGCCTCGCTGATCGGCCTGGTCGATCGATTTGCATACTCGATGAGCAAGGGTGCGGTGTTGGCGATGACCCGATCGATCGCCGTGGACTTCATTGGCGACAAGATCCGCTGCAACTGCGTCTGCCCGGCCCGCGTACATACGCCGTTCGTTGACGGATACCTTAACAACACCTATCCGGGCCGTGAAGCGGAGATGTTCAAGCAGCTTTCCGAGTATCAACCCGTCGGGCGAATGGGTACGCCGGAGGAGGTAGCGGCGCTCGCCCTTTATCTATGCTCAGATGAAGCATCGTTCATCACGGGACAGGCTTATCCAATTGATGGCGGCGTGCTGGTCTTTTAG
- a CDS encoding SDR family NAD(P)-dependent oxidoreductase, giving the protein MFRLDGKIAAVTGAGSGIGRAIANTFTNAGARVFVMERDARAGEETAADIRAKGGASTAIDCDVTSAQSVQAAFGRIDREASRLDILVNNCRHRAYRNR; this is encoded by the coding sequence ATGTTTCGGCTTGACGGGAAAATCGCGGCGGTAACCGGAGCTGGGTCGGGGATTGGCCGCGCGATCGCCAACACCTTCACCAATGCGGGTGCGCGCGTGTTTGTAATGGAGCGCGACGCCAGGGCCGGGGAGGAGACCGCGGCGGACATTCGCGCGAAAGGTGGGGCATCGACCGCGATCGATTGCGACGTGACCTCGGCGCAATCAGTTCAGGCGGCCTTCGGCCGGATCGACCGGGAAGCCTCTCGTCTCGACATCCTCGTCAACAATTGCCGGCATCGCGCATATCGGAACCGTTGA
- a CDS encoding L-rhamnose mutarotase, which yields MKQYGQTINLKDDPEIRRRYVEYHATAWPEVQQGLKSVGIRRMLIWMLGRQLFMFMETDDDFDLARDFARYEKSSPRVQEWQQLMATFQEPTVHAKPGEWWAQMELVFRLE from the coding sequence ATGAAACAGTATGGACAGACCATCAACCTCAAGGACGACCCAGAAATTCGGCGTCGCTACGTCGAATATCACGCCACGGCGTGGCCGGAGGTTCAGCAAGGTTTGAAGTCGGTTGGCATCCGCAGGATGCTCATCTGGATGCTGGGACGCCAGCTCTTCATGTTCATGGAGACCGATGACGATTTCGATTTGGCGCGCGACTTCGCGCGCTATGAAAAGAGTTCCCCGCGAGTGCAGGAATGGCAGCAGTTGATGGCCACGTTTCAGGAGCCCACGGTGCATGCGAAGCCCGGAGAGTGGTGGGCGCAGATGGAATTGGTGTTCCGTCTAGAGTAG
- a CDS encoding HAD family hydrolase has translation MATHPVVFLLDIDNTLVDNDAVVADLMKHLERDVGAEQQKRYWEFFEQLRSELGYADYLGALQRYRVVYPRDFKILGASMYLVDYPFANRLFPDSLDAIEHARKMGKAIILSDGDVVFQPHKIYRSGIYDAIDGEVLIYIHKETELDDVAQRYPADHYVLVDDKVRILAEVKRQWGTCVTTVFPRQGHYANDPKEVAKYPAPDFTIERIGEFLKFDLDTLLKGARPAR, from the coding sequence GTGGCAACCCATCCGGTAGTGTTCCTGCTCGATATCGATAACACCCTGGTAGACAATGACGCAGTCGTCGCGGATTTGATGAAGCACCTCGAGCGCGATGTCGGCGCCGAACAGCAAAAGCGCTACTGGGAATTCTTCGAGCAACTGCGCAGCGAGCTCGGTTACGCCGATTACCTGGGAGCGCTGCAACGCTACCGGGTCGTCTACCCCCGCGACTTCAAGATTCTCGGCGCCTCGATGTACCTGGTGGACTATCCGTTCGCCAACCGCCTGTTTCCGGATTCGCTCGACGCGATCGAACATGCCCGGAAGATGGGTAAGGCAATAATTCTGTCCGATGGAGACGTGGTCTTTCAGCCCCACAAGATTTACCGCTCGGGCATCTACGACGCGATCGACGGCGAGGTGTTGATCTACATACACAAGGAAACCGAACTGGATGATGTCGCGCAGCGATACCCGGCGGACCACTACGTACTGGTCGATGACAAGGTGAGGATCCTGGCGGAGGTGAAGCGCCAATGGGGAACGTGCGTGACTACGGTGTTCCCAAGACAGGGCCACTATGCCAATGACCCGAAGGAAGTGGCGAAGTATCCGGCGCCCGACTTCACGATCGAACGGATTGGGGAATTTCTCAAATTTGATCTGGACACGTTGCTAAAAGGTGCTCGTCCCGCGCGGTGA